CATGAACTCCGATGGCTCGAACGCGCGCCGCATTTCCTTCGGCGACGGGCGCTATGGCACGCCCGTCTGGTCGCCGCGTGGCGATCTGATCGCCTTCACCAAAATGAAGGGCGGCACCTTCTACATCGGCGTCATGCGCCCCGATGGATCGGGCGAGCGACTGCTGACCGAGGGCTATCTGGTCGAAGCGCCAACCTGGGCGCCCAATGGCCGCGTTCTCATGTTCTTCCGCCAGTCGCAGACGCGGGGAAAAGCGGGCAGCGACAGCTTCAAGCTCTATTCGATCGATCTGACCGGCTATAACGAACGCCAGGTCGTAACGCCGATGGACGCTTCCGATCCGGCTTGGTCGCCGCTGATACCGTAGCAACATTGCAACAGTGTGTTGCTGTTGCAATGAATTGAGAAAAAATGCGGTTGACAATCGCACTGCAATATCGTTTTTTACCCCCTACGGGTTCCGCCCCATCGGGCGTAGCCCCCACGTATCAATTGATCCATGTCAATCAATCCCGTATCCGCTGAGGGGTAAAAAAAATGAAGCTGCGTGTTCTGAGCCTGTTTGCGGCTCTTGCTATTCTGACCGCCTGCGAAACGGCCCCCACCACCACTGGTTCGGATGCCGGCAAGGGTACCCAGGTGAAGCAGGCTGCTCCTGGTTCCAAGGAAGATTTCATCGCCAACGTCGGCGATCGCGTGTTCTTCGACTATGACAAGTCGGATCTGCGCGCCGATGCCAAGGCCCAGCTGGACAAGCAGGTCGAGTGGCTGAAGAAATATCCCAATGCCAAGGCGCTGGTCGAAGGCCATTGCGATGAGCGCGGCACCCGCGAATACAACTTCGGTCTGGGTGAGCGTCGCGCCAAGTCGATCGTCGAGCACCTGAAGGCCAAGGGCATTGCCGCCGCCCGCGTGCGCATGGTCTCCTATGGTAAGGAGCGCCCTGCCGTTCTCGGCTCGAACGATGCTTCGTGGGCCCAGAATCGCCGTGGCGTGACGGTGGTCGAGTAAATCTCGACCAACTCGCCTTCGGGTAATTTGCTTAAATGCCTGGCTCTGTCTCTGGATTTCCAGAGACAGGCTGGGCATTAAGTATTTGTGCCTTGAAAAGGCCTTAATTCAGCCCAATTTGGGCTATGATGCTTTGGCAGGATCCGCAAGTTACCGCGCATTCTTGTGACAACCAGGCGCTCTAAGCCGAACCGGCTTTCGGGCGCCGTTTTTGGAGAAGGGGAATCCCGATGAAACGCTTTTCGTCTTTCGCCGTCGTTCTTGGAGCCGCGCTGGCTCTGGCCGCCTGTTCGTCCGATCCTGAAATCGGCAGCGATGCCAAGGGGTCCGGCACCGGAATGGGTGGCGGCACCGGCGTTACGTCTGGCGTTGGACCCAGCGGAGTCGGAACTGGCAACAATCCCTTCTCGCAGGAAGGCGTTGCCGACCGCGTCTTTTTTGAGACGGATCGCTCTGATTTGACCGCCGACGCGCAGGCCACGCTGACCCGTCAGGCCGCCTGGATGGGCCGTAATCCCAGCGTCCGCGCCGTGATCGAGGGGCATTGCGACGAACGCGGCACGCGCGAATACAACTTTGCGCTCGGCGAGCGCCGCGCCAAGGCCGTGATCGAGTTTATGAAGGCGCGTGGCGTTGCCGCCGCCCGTCTGCGCATGGTGTCGTTCGGCAAGGAACGTCCGGTCGCTCTGGGTGCCACGGAAGAGGCGTGGGGCCAGAACCGTCGCGCCATGACGATCATCGAGTAATCGGCGCTTTGCGCTGCGATTTAGTCAATGAAAGAACTCTTCGGCCAAGGCCGGAGGGTTCTTTCCCGGCCTTGCCGCTTAAGGGAATTGAAGGCATGCCTTTGCGCGTTCTATCCGTTTCGATTGTAGCCGCTTCTTTGATGACGCTGGCTTTGGCTGGCGCTCCGGCCCACGCCCAGTCTGATGTGCGCCCACTTCTGGATCGCCTGGACCGTGTCGAGCGGGAAATGACCACCTTGCAGCGCCAAGTTTATCGCGGTGGCGGCGGATCGTCTTCGTCGTCTCAGGCAGCACCCGTGGTGGGCGATTCCAGCGACGCCATCGTCTCCATCCAGGAGCGTTTGGAGCGAATCGAAGGCGAGATGCGCCGTCTGACCGGCAAGTTCGAAGAGTTGGGCCATGCCCAGACGCAGACCAGCCAGCGGATCGAACGCATGGGCAAGGACAACGACCTGCGTTTTTCAGAGATCGAGCAGAAACTGAGTGCGGCGCAGACGGCGGCCCAGGGGCCGCAGGCCGGCCCCGTGCCCCAACACAATCCGCCGCCTGAATTGATGCAGAATTCGCAGGCCAAGCCGGGCGAGGAAACCATTGTTCTAAAGCCGCCCGCGGGCGCTGACGCAGGCAAGGGCGGCACGTTGCAGGCTTCACAAGCCGCCAAGCCGCCGCCGCCAGCGGGCCAAGCGCCCACCACAGCCGCTTCCGGCAATGCGCAGGAGCAGTATGACAGGGCCTATGCGCAGTTGAAGGGCGGCAATTACGAAGCCGCCGAGAAGGCCTTCGCCGCTTTCGTGCAGGCGCATCCCAACGACGCCCTGGCGGGCAACGCCCAATATTGGCTGGGCGAGTCGTTCTATGTGCGCGGCGATCATCAAAAAGCCGCCGCCGCCTTCGCCGAAGGCTATCTCAAATATCCCAAAAGCCCCAAGGCTTCCGACAATCTGCTGAAACTTGGTCTGTCGCTTGACCAGTTGGGGCAGAAAAAGGAAGCCTGCGCCAGTTACGCCCGGCTGGAGAAGGAATTCAAGTCGGTCTCTGGCGCCGATGCGGCCAAGCGCAAGGCAGCTTCGGAAATGCAGCGCCTGAACTGCAAGTAACCCTTCAGCCCCAGGCATCCGGCCCCACACTTTTTCTGTTCTTCGGCGCTGGAAGTGAATTTGTCGGATTTTTTAATCCGTCATGGCCGGGCTTGACCCGGCCATCCACGATTTTCTTTGCAAAAGCACCAGAAGGCAAGGCGTGGATGCCCGGCTCAAGGCCGGGCATGACGATGTGTTGAAAGATTGGCAAATCTACGCGAAACGTCGAGGAGCCGTTTTTTTCTTGCCGATGGCCGACGGCTGATGGCTGAATGCGCGCATGATCGATCTTGCCGATTTCAGTCAGCGCTTGCAGGGTTTGGGACCTTTCGAAAACCGGCCGCGTCTTGCCGTTGCGGTTTCCGGCGGTTCCGACAGCATGGCGCTGACGCTGCTGGCCCATGAATGGGCGCAGGCCCGCGCCGGGCAAGTAACGGCGCTGATTGTCGATCACGCTTTGCGCCCTGGGTCGCGCGGCGAAGCCCTGCAGGTGAAACGTTGGCTGAAACGGCGCGGCATTCCTGCGCGGATTCTAACTTGGCAGGGCGAAAAGTCAGCCAACGGGCGCATGGCGGCGGCCAGAAGTGCCCGCTACGCCCTGCTGGAAGATGAATGTAAAAATCGGGGCATTCTGCATCTGCTCTTGGCCCATCAGTTGGAGGATCAGGCGGAAACCTGCCTGATGCGCATGGCGCGGGGCAGTGGCGCCGAGGGTTTGGCGGCCATGTCGCCTCTGGCCTATGCAAGGCATGTCCGCCTGCTGCGCCCCTTGCTGGGAGCGACGCGTCAATCCTTGAAGGACTATCTGGAAAGCCGGGATCAAGATTGGATTTCCGATCCCAGCAACGACAATCCAAGTTACGAACGCGTGCGCCTGCGCCAGTCCTTGCCGCAATTGGCCGGGATCGGGCTGTCGGCGCAGGCCCTGGCGGCCAGCGCCGCCAAATTCCAGCGCTTGAAAAGGCATCTGGAAGACGAAACGGCCATCCTTTTGGCAAAGCATGTTTCTGTTGCCCATGTCGGCTATGCTTGGTTGGAGCCTGCCTTTCTGGATGAGCCATTGGAACCCCAGCGCTGGTCCTTGGCCCGTCTGCTGGCTTGCGTGGGAGGGGGAAGCTATCTGCCCGCCTCCCAGCAGGTCGAAAAATTGAGCATGGCCATGCAAGACAAAGCCTGGCGCGGGGCGACCCTGGGCGGCTGCCGCTTGCTGCGCCATCAGGGACGCATTCTCGTGACCCGCGAGGCGCAGGCCTGCCAAGCCCCCCTTCGCCTCGCCTCTGGCCTAGGCGGCCTTTGGGA
This genomic interval from Alphaproteobacteria bacterium contains the following:
- the pal gene encoding peptidoglycan-associated lipoprotein Pal, which gives rise to MKLRVLSLFAALAILTACETAPTTTGSDAGKGTQVKQAAPGSKEDFIANVGDRVFFDYDKSDLRADAKAQLDKQVEWLKKYPNAKALVEGHCDERGTREYNFGLGERRAKSIVEHLKAKGIAAARVRMVSYGKERPAVLGSNDASWAQNRRGVTVVE
- the tilS gene encoding tRNA lysidine(34) synthetase TilS — translated: MALTLLAHEWAQARAGQVTALIVDHALRPGSRGEALQVKRWLKRRGIPARILTWQGEKSANGRMAAARSARYALLEDECKNRGILHLLLAHQLEDQAETCLMRMARGSGAEGLAAMSPLAYARHVRLLRPLLGATRQSLKDYLESRDQDWISDPSNDNPSYERVRLRQSLPQLAGIGLSAQALAASAAKFQRLKRHLEDETAILLAKHVSVAHVGYAWLEPAFLDEPLEPQRWSLARLLACVGGGSYLPASQQVEKLSMAMQDKAWRGATLGGCRLLRHQGRILVTREAQACQAPLRLASGLGGLWDGRYQYLCSAGVKGRGLTLGALGSQGAQQLARLAPELKKNAGVPFQAWASLPAIRDARGVSALPGLGYKRGSRCLEPLTELIFLPRRALTGSSLLLS
- the ybgF gene encoding tol-pal system protein YbgF; the encoded protein is MPLRVLSVSIVAASLMTLALAGAPAHAQSDVRPLLDRLDRVEREMTTLQRQVYRGGGGSSSSSQAAPVVGDSSDAIVSIQERLERIEGEMRRLTGKFEELGHAQTQTSQRIERMGKDNDLRFSEIEQKLSAAQTAAQGPQAGPVPQHNPPPELMQNSQAKPGEETIVLKPPAGADAGKGGTLQASQAAKPPPPAGQAPTTAASGNAQEQYDRAYAQLKGGNYEAAEKAFAAFVQAHPNDALAGNAQYWLGESFYVRGDHQKAAAAFAEGYLKYPKSPKASDNLLKLGLSLDQLGQKKEACASYARLEKEFKSVSGADAAKRKAASEMQRLNCK
- the pal gene encoding peptidoglycan-associated lipoprotein Pal, giving the protein MKRFSSFAVVLGAALALAACSSDPEIGSDAKGSGTGMGGGTGVTSGVGPSGVGTGNNPFSQEGVADRVFFETDRSDLTADAQATLTRQAAWMGRNPSVRAVIEGHCDERGTREYNFALGERRAKAVIEFMKARGVAAARLRMVSFGKERPVALGATEEAWGQNRRAMTIIE